The genome window AATTTCGATGTCAACAGAGTCGAGTAAACCAGTAATCATGTCCGGCAAGCCGTCGATGACTTCGTGTTCATGTTCTACATTGGCAGTCCAATCCAGCTTTAAGTCACCATTTACAATGCCATCAAGGCGTTCTTGGTGGCGTAAAAGTTGAACCGGGTTGTCCAGCGTAATTTTCGCGTTGCATCCACGGTTTGGACAAGTTCCCCCGATTTTGTCCGCTTCGATAATGGCGACTTTTTTACCACTATTAGCTAGTGGAACCGCCCCGTCGAAGGCACCATGCCCCGCGCCTAAGTACAAAACATCAAATTGATAACTTTCAGTCATTTAATTACCTCCATCCTAAATTTAGGTGAATAAACAATTACCATTGTTGGCACGAGTATAGCAGAGGATAGGTGCGAGTTGCAAGCGATTGCAACTGAAGAGAACAAAAAGCAATCCTTAACTTTAAATAAGGATTGCTAAAAAATATCTTACTAACGTTTAGTAAAATACCATCACTTTTTCGAAATGAATCAGGAGCAATTGCTGCTCCTAAATCTGGTGATAATTATGATCAGTACGCTTTACTAGACTTAATTGAATTCTTTGGGAAAAATATTAAAGATGTGCGCGAAGCATGGAACAATGAAAATTATAGAAATTACAAAAATATTTATATATATGATTCCTCAAAAGTATTTAATGAGTTTAAAAATTCAATTAATGAATTATTTTCGGAAGCTGGATTACTGTATGAGTTAAACGATGAAAAGATTATCGAAAGACTCGTTGATGATGATGTTCTAACACCGGAAATAGAAACTAGTTTTGAATCTCTAACAGATAAAAAACTACATGATCTTTTAGAGAGTGCTATTGACTTCTATAGAACTCCAAATAATTCAGCTCGTCAAGAATCGCTAGAAAAATTGTGGGGGGGGCATTGGAGAGACTCAAAACATACTATGAATCACTAAACAAGAGAGAATCAGTCCAAAAAATAGTGAAGAATATGGCTCATGAAGACGAATACTTCTATAAAATGTTTGATGCCGAATTTAAATTGCTGACGGAAATTGGAAACAATTACAATATTAGACATCATGAAACTAATCAAAAAGATTTACCAGATAAAAATTATTACGATTATTTATTCAATAGGTGCCTATCATTGATTGCTTTATCTGTTAAGTATTTGGCAGATTGTAAAATTTAAGTTGAACATTTAAGTGGACAGAAAAACCCATCAAGGTCTTTAATGGTGTTACCACAACATTCCATTAGAAAGAAGGACCTTGATGAGCACCACTATTTTATCATTCCAGAACCGTGTTGTCATTGAAACGCTTCATAATGAAGGACGTTCCTTGCGATACATCGCTAACTACTTAGGCTTTAGTAAGACCACCATCTTTAACGAACTTCACCGGCTAAATAGTGGGTATCAAGCTGAACTAGCGCAAACTGACTTTGAACGCAAGGTTAGTCAACGGGGGCGGAAGTCTTCACTCACTAAAAGCCTTAAGCACTTGATTGAGGAAAAGATTCAAGTCCAGAAGTGGTCCCCTGAACAAGTTGCCCATGTAGTTGGGATTGCCTACAAGACGGTCTATAACTGGATTGATCAAGGATGGCTTGATGTACAGTTACCCGATTTGCCTGATCATGGAATTCGTCGTCATCGTGCTAAAGAAAAGCGTGGTACGTTCAGTCACGGCCGCTCCATTGAAGAGCGTTCTCATAAAGTCGAAACTCGCCAGGAATTCGGCCACTTTGAAGCTGATACCGTACTTTCTGGCAAACGTAAAGGTCAAAGCTGTGGCTACTTTTGTGGAGCGTAAGAGTCGCCTGACAATTGTTAAACGGCTCCATGGTCGCGACAGTCAGTCCATGACTCAAGCCGTACTTGAACTAGCTAGTCAACTTCAAGACAAGCTCAAGACGCTTACCGTAGATCATGGTAAAGAGTTCGCTAACTACCAGGCAATTGAGCAGCGAACTGGTACTCAGGTTTACTTTGCCCATGCCTATTCACCGCACGAACGCGGTAGTAATGAGAACCGTAACCGAGTTTTACGACGGTTTATTCCCAAAGGCCAAGCCATTGAAGAACTAAGCGATCACAAGCTGATTCAAATTAATTGGTATTTGAATTCCCGGCCACTTAAATGTCTTAATTGGCATACACCAATCGAGATCTTCCTGCTTAATTTACGTCACTAAATTCGTTCAAGTTATTTCTTGCAATCTGCCTTATACAGATCTCGATAAAAATCTTCATTAACACCAAAAGAAGAATCCATACCACGATCACGATTAACAATCCAAATTATATAAAGTGTAGCTGATAAAGATTTTGATAAATCACATCCTACCTTAAAAGCTCGATCAGCTTGTTCTGAACCATCTAAGCCAACTAATATTCGCTTATAAGTCATATGTCATTCTCCCTTTTTATCCTTAATAGTTGCATGGCGTCTACCATAGCCAAAGTAAATAGCCATACCGATTGCCAGCCAAACTACAAATCGTAGCCAAGTTTCCCAATTTAGTCCGGCTAGAAGCGTAATACAAAAAATAATTGCAATAATTGGGGTAATTGGAACTCCTGGTGCCCGAAAGCCTCGATGGATTTCAGGATGGGTACGACGCATTAGAAGAACTCCGGCAGAAACTAAAATAAAAGCAGTTAAAGTTCCGATATTGACCAATTCTGATAAAATATTTAAATTGATAAATCCACCTGCTAACGCTGTAATAATTCCAAAAAACCAAGTTCCTTTAAAGGGAGTTTGATGTTTTTGATCGACTTGACCAAAGAATTTGGGAAATAGACCATCTCTCGACATTGAGTAACTAATTCTTGATTGCCCATATAGTTGAACCAAAATAACGGTAGTCATGCCTAAAATAGCCCCCACGCTAACAATAATGGATAACCAAGTTTGTCCCGTTTTGGCTAAAACAGCTAAAATAGGAGCATTTAAATACTTAATAAAAATAGTATATTTAACAACACCAGTCATAATCAATGTCATAATGATATAAAGTATCGTTGAAATTAATAATGACAGTAAAATTCCCCGTGGTAATGTCTTACTAGGATTGATAGTTTCCTCAGCACTGGAAGATACGGAATCAAATCCGATGAAAGAGAAGAACAGAATAGATGCAGCTGGAATAATACCAGATGCAGTTCCATTGTGATAAGAATACCAACCAAATGGACTAAAAGGATGCCAATTTTGTGGCTTAATAAACCAAATTGTACAAATAATAAATAAAACAATAACTGCTAGTTTAACTAGAACCATTGTGTCATTAACTCGCTTAGTTTGAGTAATCCCAATTGAAATAATCCAAGTAATAACTAGGACAATTAAAAAGGCTGGTAAGTTAAAAATTGTATTGACTCCAGGAGTTGTTCCTATTGCAGCAGTTAATAAGGTAGGAATCCGTATTCCCATATTACTTAATAAATTAACAAAATAACCAGACCAACCAACTGAAACAGTTGCCGCGCCAAGAGCATACTCTAAGATTAAATCCCATCCAATAATAAAAGCAATAATTTCACCAAATGCAATGTATGAATATGTGTAGGCGGATCCGGCAACCGGAGCCATTGAAGCAAATTCAGCATAGCATAATCCAGCAAAGCCACAACATATAGCCGCCATAAAAAATGATAAAGCCAAGGCAGGCCCAGCTGTTAGGGCTCCTTTACCAGTTAGAACAAAGATTCCAGTTCCTATGATGGCACCAATACCTAAAAAAGTTAGATCCCAAGTTTTTAAGGTGCGCTTTAAAGGTGAGGCGTGTTTAACAAGATCATTAATATCTTTTTTACGGAATAATGATGACATATGTTCACTTTCTTTCCATTTTCTAATTATTTTATCATTTTTTTGTAATTTGTAAAGAAAGTAACGTGTGATTAATTTTTCCGTCGTTGAATATGTTCCTATTCAAAACACCCCCTAGAGATGACACTTTTATTATTTAAAGTGTCATCTCTAGGGGGTATTGTACACCCAGGGAACATGCCTTAGCAGTTTAAAATATTCAATTTTGTCTAACTTTTGTGTTGCACTTTATAAATCGGTGATTTACTAGGCATTCCATATTTTTTCGATAATCCAAGTATAGAAATTTGTCTATCAAAATATTCATTTACTAATTTAACTTTGAATTCTGAAGAGTATTTGGTCATAAAAAAGGCTCTACGTCAAGTAGTGTTGATACGCAAATATGAATTTT of Limosilactobacillus reuteri contains these proteins:
- a CDS encoding AbiJ-NTD4 domain-containing protein; this encodes MLKNILLTFSKIPSLFRNESGAIAAPKSGDNYDQYALLDLIEFFGKNIKDVREAWNNENYRNYKNIYIYDSSKVFNEFKNSINELFSEAGLLYELNDEKIIERLVDDDVLTPEIETSFESLTDKKLHDLLESAIDFYRTPNNSARQESLEKLWGGHWRDSKHTMNH
- a CDS encoding amino acid permease, which gives rise to MSSLFRKKDINDLVKHASPLKRTLKTWDLTFLGIGAIIGTGIFVLTGKGALTAGPALALSFFMAAICCGFAGLCYAEFASMAPVAGSAYTYSYIAFGEIIAFIIGWDLILEYALGAATVSVGWSGYFVNLLSNMGIRIPTLLTAAIGTTPGVNTIFNLPAFLIVLVITWIISIGITQTKRVNDTMVLVKLAVIVLFIICTIWFIKPQNWHPFSPFGWYSYHNGTASGIIPAASILFFSFIGFDSVSSSAEETINPSKTLPRGILLSLLISTILYIIMTLIMTGVVKYTIFIKYLNAPILAVLAKTGQTWLSIIVSVGAILGMTTVILVQLYGQSRISYSMSRDGLFPKFFGQVDQKHQTPFKGTWFFGIITALAGGFINLNILSELVNIGTLTAFILVSAGVLLMRRTHPEIHRGFRAPGVPITPIIAIIFCITLLAGLNWETWLRFVVWLAIGMAIYFGYGRRHATIKDKKGE